Part of the Flavobacteriales bacterium genome, TTAAGGGTGCACACTGAGAACGGAGAGACATCGGTCATCCGCTTCATCAAAGAGTAGAAGAGACTCTTCAGTGTTGCTCTCCTTCTAGCCGCTCCAGGATCTCCTTCATCTGGGCGATCTCCTTCTCCTGAGCCTTGATGATCTCCTCAGCCAATTTCTTAAGCTCGGGATCACTGATCTGTGCTTTTTGACTGGTCATGATGGCGCTACTGTGGTGAGGGATCATGGCATCCATATACTCCTCATCCCCTATAAATGTCTGATTACGCAGGAAGGCCAATGAAGCAAGAAAAATCAACACCGCACCCAAGGCTATAGCTGTATTCATCTTCTTATTTGTATACATCTTCCTCATTGCGATCAACTTGATCAATGCCATAGGCATGACCATCAGCAAGGTCATGTAAGTACGTGTATTGCTTAGATAGAAATGCTCCAAGCGGTCGATGTTCAAGAACATGACCAGGTACATGACCACGAATGAGATAGCCAGCGTGATGAAGAAGGATCGATAAGTTCCTCCTGTCTGTGAATCCGAGTGTTGCATAATGTCGATACTTGATTTATAGATAGATCAACATAATGATGGACATAAGAACCATGCCGACATCCTCAATGATCGTCACTGTACTCATCGGTAGGTTGAAGCCTGTGCCTAAGCATGCACACTTGATCTTCTGTTTGTCAAGTACAGCGCGTATCACTCCAATACTGCTCAGCCCCATGACCACGATGGTCGTAATAAGCGTCCAGCGTAGCTGGAAGCCCATGAGAAAGAATATTCCTAGAATCAATTCCACAAATGGGTAGATGAATCCCCACCTCAACCACTTCTTGGTAATGATGTCATAGCTGAGATAGCTGTAGGCAAAGCCTTTCAGGTCGAGTAATTTGAAGAAGGAGAACGCGATGAAGAATCCTCCCATGTAGTTCTTCATGAAGCGCATCCAGTCAAAGGATCCCTGATTGTATTCTCCGATCATGACCAAGAGGAGGATGAAGCCCAATACAAGGACCAGAGGCTTGAAAGAATAGCTCTCCTTGTCATCAGCGGGAAGTAT contains:
- a CDS encoding DUF305 domain-containing protein, with the protein product MQHSDSQTGGTYRSFFITLAISFVVMYLVMFLNIDRLEHFYLSNTRTYMTLLMVMPMALIKLIAMRKMYTNKKMNTAIALGAVLIFLASLAFLRNQTFIGDEEYMDAMIPHHSSAIMTSQKAQISDPELKKLAEEIIKAQEKEIAQMKEILERLEGEQH
- a CDS encoding heavy-metal-associated domain-containing protein, with the translated sequence MKHLYEVSGMTCGSCKAKVEKALTGIKHVESVDVDLEKGRARVRMREHIPTEQLQTALATVGEYSISPTQNAMEEKSMILPADDKESYSFKPLVLVLGFILLLVMIGEYNQGSFDWMRFMKNYMGGFFIAFSFFKLLDLKGFAYSYLSYDIITKKWLRWGFIYPFVELILGIFFLMGFQLRWTLITTIVVMGLSSIGVIRAVLDKQKIKCACLGTGFNLPMSTVTIIEDVGMVLMSIIMLIYL